gttactgtgtattttgtgccttagggttttgtaactaagtactttttgatcttcattgttgatggagtgaagaattttgtagccaacaacatcttcaagttgttggagttagtcacgtattgggatccgtgcaaaagaataacattcatatattgaaaaatTCAGAGGTTCTGAAACGGTATAAGGTTTCTGTTGTAAGTTCATCAATGGGAATTGTAACGTCTAGGGACAAAtgttttgtactagatttgaaacttctctttactatagtgaattgcttttcgaGAAAGTTTCCCTCCAGTTTTTTGCTATGAAACTAgtttatttcattggttttcgtgggtcatcatatcttgtcttatttactattccactgtgcatgatattgatatttgtttgttttaacaaggtttacTTAACAATTTGggtttaaaatttgttaattctatcaactggggtctaaatttcTCAACACGTTTAGCAAACTTTCAAATAAAAGCATTTTAAtcttaaataaaatcatttttaatataaattttcataaattgcacATTTACATCTAATAACGTaaaagcataatttttttaacataaataaatttagcaaataataatttattgaaaaaaaagtgatgcaataaaatgaaaaaccatgtaaaagtaaaataaataccATATGAATTCATCAAAAGGCACAAGAAGTCCTATGTGGTGTAATAATTATTTGATTAGAGTTTCTCAATTTGTTATAACAAATTATGCCAGTTAGGTATGAAACTTGCAACCTTCTCTTAGAGCCCTCCATATTAAGGGTATACTTTGCATCCTTTTTTGACTTTGAACCCTGACTCGGTTAGAGACAGCTCCTGCTAAATCtaaacttatatttatttgatCCCATCATCCTTACATAATAAATTAGAATAGTTGAAATGATTTGTATAGGGTAATCATTGTTTATCAAATATTGTAAGGTGCCTAGCCTCTTTCCTACCCATCATATAGACCTCGTAACTATTTTAATGGATTTTATGTATTCTATTACTACTAGATTTAATATAGGAGATCTCGcacggtatttttttttttttttactattattattattattttttttttggtaattaggAGCCTGTTTGGATTAGGCCAATTTTGAGTGATATCACTGGAAACTCATAACTCAGTGATGCAAAAACATGGGCcccacatattttttttttttttttgtttggcttgATTTCATAAtcttgttttcatcactcaaactcaaaaattttgagTGAGAGTGATGAAAACCAAAAACACCAAAtcggtgttttcagtttttgagaTACATAACTCAGTGGCATAATGGTAAATTTTCATACTCTGTGGGGCCCATAGGCTTCTGTGTTGTCTTGTCCATTTAGAGCTATTGGGTATTACCATTGCAAACAACCACAGCACCACCACAACGAAACACCACCGAAATAGAAACCCAGCCCCACCCAACACCACCACAACACCActgaaacacaaacccagcccCACCCACTGCCACCACAGCAACCCACCACAACAAATCACGACCGAAACACCAactgaaacccaaaaacccaatcAAACCTGATCTCCACCGTGACCCATAACCCAATCTCCACCACTAAAACAACATAAACAACCCACCACTTTAAACCCAATAACCACCGAttcaaaccaacaaaaaatagTTAAGAAATAACGAGATACAGAGAAACCACCACGAGCAACCACTGTCACCATCATGAGCAACCACCACGAGCCACCATGAGATCAGTTCAAGCTCAACCTAGATCAGTTCACTTCTGTGTCTAATTTCGTGATTTGGGTCTCCGATCTAAGGATTTTGAGTTTGGGTTTGCTATgctttcttttggatttttttttttttttttttttttttgtgtggcaTTAGAGAGAGAGCAAGACCAGATCGTCacgatcagagagagagagcaagaccAGTTTGGGTTTGCTATGTTGTGCTTCTGTGTTGATGTGGGAGGggagggaagaaaaaaaaagggttttctGATGGGATGAAatgaaggagaggaaaaaaagaaaagaagaaaagaacctGGACGCGCAGGTAGGAAACAGCTTCACCACTATGTATAGTCAGTGGGTGGGGTCCACAACTTTAGCAAAAAGTTGACTTAAAAAAATGAGTTATGTGATTGGGTTTTTAAACCAAACAAGAGTTTTGGAATTCTTCAGTGAAAATGGGATTTGAGAACTAAGtgatgagttttgagttttagtTATGAGTTTTGGAAATTGAGTtaagaaaattgagtgatgaggaAACCAAATGGGCCTAGATCTCACACGTTGTTAATCCCAAGttagtaataaaatatattataatatcaGATAACTAGTCACACCTACAGAATTCTATCACTATTAGTTTCATTTATGAGCTTGACAACTCCACTGAAGACGATATTGGTAtcattttgaatattctaaGTCCATGtacagatttttcttttgattttataataattaaaaatatatgctATAAATTTTGTGCATATTCACCCATTTCGATAGTCTCTAGCAacgtaaaataaaatatatataaaaaaataaaataaaaaatatgaactcACACAGCAGATTCTAGAAGAAGCAAACCTTTCTCTTAACACACCAGAGAAACCAATAGCACAAATCAACATCTTTAATAACACCCactctttctttatatatgcCAATGGTATGTGATGGTTAACAACGCCCACTTTTAAAAGGACGAAAAAGGATAAGACCAATGAGATTTCAATGCCCAAGTCATAATAGACCCCAAATGACAATGTTTTTAACTATAGTATATGAAATTACACCGTGTTTTTTGCCAAAATCTACAAATTTTCCTTAACGCGGTTGGTTGACCATGTTTTGAATCTTATGCAAAATCTGTAATGAaaaataagtattactgtttactccaaaaaaaaaaagaaaaaaaaaaagatgtttatCCCACATTAGTTGTGTGTCTAGTGTTCGCTATTTATAACCTCAGTCTATAACTACAAAACaatttaaaacactaatattactattttcatatATGTTCTAATGAGTATTactatttactcaaaaaaaaatttttgagcttacctgtcaactcttgacaaaaTTAAGattgtcattaattatatttaagttaaaatgcaaattgcactttctaaatttgattaaaatttaactttactttcatttgATTGAGTATTcaagtttaaaatttattcaattcatgCTTTTAGTCCAATTTCGTTATAAAattgccattaaaaaaaatatttttctcacataACAAAAtctattaaattaataaaaatattttataaatttttaagtgataatattttttcaaaaactattttactaaGTCAGCGGACTATTGGTCTCCATAGTTTCTTGAAAATGACCACGTCCGCACACTCCAAGTAGGAAACCTCACACATCACTGTAGCCACGTATCTTTCTTGTTTGCATTGCTTTTGGTTTTATctataaataattacaatacGAATTGATGGAGCGAAATTAAACCAATAATGAATGAGAAATgaacttttcaaattttattttttgcctttAGAAATAATTAAACCAATAATGAATGAGAAATTGACTACTTTTTTCCCCATTTTAGAAATGGACTAGTTAAAGTCGTAATTAGTAAgatgtttttaatttggaaaGTGAAAGTAGTCTTCATAGGAAAATGAAAAGGGaaagaataatgttagagatacaaactattttataaataattttaaaatttgctaatgtggtgagtaaatattgataaatggaaaagtgatattaatggtgggtctagattaaaaccaataagaggttggctacatcaacattttgtaaaaatattgtaaaatagtttgtatatgTAGTATTACTCAAATGGAAATACGAATAATCGAAAGTGAaaagtgctctctctctctctctctctctctctctctctctctctctctctctctctctctctctctctctctctctctctctctctttggaaTAAAAAATCCTCTTACCCACTTGTTTCTTCTTGTTTGATTTGTGAACTATAGTTAtttaataaagagagagaaaaaaaaatgataagttgtAATTGGTAGAATGTAAAGTAAAATTCTAATGGATTTCTGTTAACTTATCTAGTAAAATTTCTAgtcattgaataaaagatctgggGTTTGAATCCCACttatataaaaaactaattggtgttttaaccctatgataaagagcaatcattaTAGAGTAAAcctcataaatttttattaaaatatatatataagaaaaatactaaaaatggAACGGAAGATCTTCATACATTAATTAAGATTAAGTGTGATTTTATTCACAACTCTCCATTTAGTATACTACACTAATTATGCGCTCATAATTTGGTATACAGAAATCTAAAAGGAAGAGTGCTCATAATTTCATATTCATGAATTGaatattagttttattttttaatgatatattgtttataagaaattttaccaagtctttataaattgatgtatgaatttttaaataataagtaaaaaaaaaaaaaaagtttgaagttTATATGTTGTATTGTTTAGTTTGATACTAATCacaattattgttattttgttttatcacatttaatataaaagtgataataattttagaatttacaTATAGTTAGTAATAATAACACGTAATATTGaggatctgtttggatactgtttattactaaaaactgaaaatactgtaacaaaataatttttaaatgtgtgaatagtgctgtgagaCTCAGTTTTAAAGTTTATTTAACTGAAATCCGTACTTGCAGAttccgtgaacagtacatgaGACCCATGAAATGCAAAGGCGCAACTGCCAACACGTATCGCTATCCCAACTAACACTAATAGTGATTATGAAAAAAGATGTTCCCTACATTTACGTAAGCAATGGTCCTCATTACTTCAAATAGCCCTCACTAATCTTCCAAAGAGGCCTATAAATAGCAGTAGATAGTACACTCTCCTCCACCTTCAATTTCTGTTCTCTTCCACAAGGTGATTGGCTTTTGGTCCATCTCCACATACAATCATTTCTAACAAACAAAAGCCATGAAGGTATTCGATATATAGTACTCTCTCCACATACAATCATTGCAATTGAATAGATATATATATGCTAGGAAAGCACTAGTGAATAGTGATAAACTCAACTTTCTgttgtaaaatatataataaagtaTTTGATACAATTTGAAGTCGCCTCATTTgtgattataattattttgtttcttcagCAAACTGTGCTCATCCAGGTTTCCATGGATGGGCAgaagaatttttgttgcattacGGAAGGTGAGAAGGCCCGCAaaaaagccatgaagattgcaGTTGGCCTTCCAGGTAACAAAgcgactttttcaaaatttacaacaCTACAAACACCACTCTTGAACCTAGTAATTATAGTTGTACTAGTACTCCAAAATTGttttccatttaatttgttGGTGTATGTGACATTTTCAGGGGTGGAATCATCAGCTTTGAAAGGGCAAAACAGGGACCAAATAGAGGTAAAAGGAGATAATATTGATATTGTTAAACTTGCAACGTTGCTAAGGAAGAAAGTAGGGCATGCAAGCATAGTAAGCGTTGCAGAAGACAAGAAagaggagaagaaagaagagaaaaaaaaagatgaaccGAAGATACAGTGCCCTTATGGACCCCCCTACGCATTCTATGAGATTAGAGACCCCTGTTATGACACAAATGTTTGCTCCATCTTGTAATTTTGTATCAACCGGTGGAAATAACCACAAAGAGGGAGACAGTTTGAACAGTTAAAATATACATCTTCTCCGGGTCTTCATGATAAATTTCCATTTAGATAagattaaatttcttttaagtacccaaaaaaaaaaaaaaaaaaagtcctcaATGCTTCTTGAGCTGATGGAGATGTATTCTATATAGTATTAAATCAGAGCTTGGTTTCAATATAAATCGAGGGTGTGTGTTAGTTTTCCATCCCAATAGAGaacttgaaattaatttttagttgtTTCCTATTTGACAAGAAGGAAATTTAGATAGTGTTTGCAATGAATATTGGGAGAATGCATTCCAACAAAATAGATTTTACAAAATGTATTATACTTGAATATATTTTCCTGAAAAATTGCGTTTGGTATTATACATGttgaaacttttattaaaaagtaattataatgaatgaaattgtgtttgatttgaagaagtgtaaaatgcatttttcgGTACCAATTTTTGTTTGACACATGCACTAAcgagttcaaaaaaaaataattttgaaacatttcattaaaagaaagttacattattttatttttgaattaggTAGTTTAATTTtgacttaaaacaaaatttttaattcaatatgTTATGTTAGAAATttctacacaattttttttgtccaaaatttgtTTTACTCTCCCCTTTATTTCTCATTTAActccccccacacccccccccccccccccccaaaaaaaaatatatatatatatatatatttccaacCAGTCATTCAACTCAATCCTCATTCCActgtttctctctttaatttccTAACTGGGATATCcccattcccttttttttttctctcaaaatttttccTAACTATATATTTTCCCCACTACACGCTCGTTCATCACCACAACCGCCACGCCCACCAATTCTGCCATTCTTGGTCTTCACTCTTAGAGTTCTTCCGGCCGGCTTGATTTGTTGAAGAAGTGAAGCGGCGCTACCATGCACTCATCTTCCTAACTACTTTTCCTTACCTTTTTCTTGCTTCACATCTCTCTCTATCAATACTATGAGCATTGGGTTTAGAACATGCaggatttattatttattatttttacgaAAATCCTAATATCCTCCCAACTaaatacctcaaaattttttgtttccaaattACATTTTAGTTCTAGAAATTTTAAGTGACTTATTATTGGAATGTGTGTTCTTAtatattgttcttaaaaaatcATGTTACATATTGCTCCcaataaaacaaagaagaatCCTAGTGTCTAGATAGCAAGGCTCGCTCATTTTGGCCATATGTGTGAGTGTACCCCACATGTGAACGTCGTTTTAGGTAACCAGAGAGCTCCACACAAACATAAAATTAGACCAACTCATATAATTCCATGGATAATGAGTTGTTATTGGAATGTGTGTTCTTACATATTGTTCCTAAAAAATCATGTTACATATTGCTCCcaataaaacaaagaagaatCATAGTGTCTAGATAGCTAGGCTAGGCTCGCTCATTTTGGCCATATGTGTGGATGTACCCTGCATGTGGACGTCGTTTTAGGTAACCAGAGAGCtccacacaaacacaaaattagACCAACTCATATAATTCCATGGATGATAGTTTCTTTTATGACTTTAACCAAAAAGGCGAAAAGAAGTCTTCATTTGATGGCATCATAGTACACCATGCAAATTAATAATTGAAAGGATAAAGTTTCATAACAACGACAAATgtatatataaactaatttgATCATATGTATATttcatttacaaaattttaataaataactaTTTCACATTTCAtgatatttataatttgattttattaagTATTAGAAATAAAGCTTGTGAAAGATTTGCCCACACGAAGTTTGTGATAGTATTattaagttcaatttttttttttttttttttggtgtaatgatttattatttttcataaaagtaagtaataaaatttaaaaacaattatataataaaCTCTATAATTTGGTATCATTTTCAAAGTAAACTCTAAATCTAAAGTAAATTTACAAATGGTTACAATATTTTCGACTATAGCGTCTAATTGTATGACATAACCAGTTGATTTGCATCTTGGATTTTGCCAAAATCTACATTTCTTCCTTAACGTTGTTTAGATTCATCATAGAGCTCCAATCATCAATATGGCTTATATCTGAGGAGtaaattaaaggaaatagaaaaatagTATAGAGAAGTTGAAgcacaagaagagagagaagagttaGAGAATTACGGAGAACCCTAGTTGGCTATATATAAATGCTACAAGGTTTTGGGTATGGCATAGATAGAGTTTATATGAATTGATATCAGGTGTAATACTCTAAATAGAGAGttgagtgaaaaagaaaaatgccaaGAAAATGTTATCACCACCGCTTTCAGCCTTGCAACCCTCTCTGTTTCTTATCGTccctacttcttcttcttctccgcTTACATGCTTCTCTTGTGGGTGTACTGAAGATCTGGCTGGAAGGCATGCCATGTTTATTTTCCTCCTTGTTTTGTACGCTGACCAGtgctcttctcaatgcaaaagttaaaaaatatatactattaaaagtgggccaaaatggcccattagcatgtttttttgaactatttagcaacagagcactgtttcgaaactatatagcaatataccactttttctggtactcgagtttggtgagctcgagtaccatgtttttttaatccactgtcgccccatattcaaggatccctatagtggcgtttttaagtcctatagtgacgttttcgggccctatagcggcgtttttaagcccccataccaagttaaggggccctatagtgacgttttcgggccctatagcggcgttttcctgtaaaattttttttataagtccccgtaacaggttcaaggggccctatagtggcgttttttaagccctatagtgacgttttttgggccctatagcggcgttttcctgcaaaatttttttacaagtccccataacaggttcaaggggccctatagtggcgtttttaagccctatagtgacgttttcgggccctatagcggcgttttttttttttgagaagatgtttgaccagtaaaaaacatggtactcgagctcaccaagctcgagtaccagaaaaagtggtatattgctatatagttccgaaacagtgctctgttgctaaatagttcaaaaaaacatgctaatgggccattttggccattaAAAGTGAGTTTCTAGGACACGTGGTTGATGGGAGGGTGTTAAGAGTTTGAACAAAGCTTTGGTTTTGCCTTTTTGAATGTGAATGATAGCCATCagtgtttttaaaatttaaaatttaaaacttagggttttttctttattcttttagTTAATTGAATTGTACATATAtgatttcagcaaaaaaaaaaaaaaaaaaaaaaaattgtacttatATGATATGACGTTTCCACTTGTCATTCAAGAATTAAgccttcattttatttttattttttacttttcatatatttttatattataaaactacataattttttaggaattaatccaaggtaaaaaaaaaaaaaaaactagatctATATATGGAGTCTTTTAGCTAAAAATTGCGAAAGAAGGGAGTTTATTGTTGTTATAGGTACTAATCAAAGTTATTTGGCAAAATAAGGAGAGAGACTAAATTTCGACAACGATGTTGCcgaaattgcaagaaaaaatacaatgtgtcaggggagagagaaaattgaattttggtaaTAAGATTATTGAAATTCTTGTCCTACCCGCACTGTCTGAAATAGaaaccaattgtggcaatgaCATTGTCGAAAAtgggaggagaaaaaaaaaaaaaagaattgtggcaactAAGTTGCCTAAAATggagggcaaaaaaaaaaaaaaaaagagatactacgttcacaacattttttacaacaaattacaagttgttagttattattggttcaagtttgaacctaacactaaaattactttttttcaccaataataataatcagtAACAACATGCctcttaggatttgttgtaaaaatgttataaaaatgttgtgcatatatcatttctaaaaaacaaattgtGGTGCTGAAgtagatggaaaaaaaaaatggcaaattgGTTTTTTCGCACCTCTATtttggcaatgtcattgccacaaaacaatttgccactttttttttttttccttctcttacggcaccacaattttttttttttagaaatgatacgtctacaacattttcacaaacatttttacaacaaatcttaagtggcaagttgttactaattgttattattggggcaaaaaagtaatcttaatgttaggtttaaatttgaaccaataacagtTAACCAcctgtaatttgttgtgaaaaatgttatgcaCGTAGCatttctcccccccccccccccccccccctccctctcCATTTTCAACAACTTAGttgctacaaattttttttttctcccattttcgacaatgtcattgccacaattggtttCCATTTCGGTCAGTACAGGCAAGACAAGAATTTCAATAATCTCATTactgaaattcaattttctctctcccctgACACATTGTACTTTTTCTTGCAGTTTCGGCAACACCGTTGCCAAAATTCAGTCTCTCTTCATTTTGCCAAATAACTTTGAATAGTAcctataacaacaataaattccgttttttgcaatttttagccaaaagactCCTATATATGTACCTGaatatctatattattattataattttacaaTTACAATGTTGAGTTAGGTTAGaatgtaatattatatatatatatatatatatatataattagcgATAATTTTGAAACGGTACACCAATATTAATTGGTATTGAAATATTTCGTATTTTGTACGGTATTGACTCACTTGCGATGTACTCAATGCTTGTAATTTCAAAGCTAAACTGGCCTATCTATAGTATTAACTCagtaggagagagagagagagagagagagagagagagagagagagagagagagagagagagagagagagagagagagagagtcggtACATGCAAGGCCTACACAAcctcttgaaaatttttgttggtgCTCTCTATTCAAAGCGAGTTGGTACATACTGTTCACTTGTTCTTTGTGTTTTCCTGTTTAAGTAACTGTTTTcactttcttctttctcataAGGAAATGAGTTTTCGTACGtagcttttgttttcttttcttttttttttttttttttttttgaaacaagttTTCGTTTCCTAGAAAAcaaaattgtgatttttaaaCCTGACAAGTTTCTTTGCTCCAATTCTTCTCTTTTGGACAGGTTTTGTTCACTTATAGAACCTAGAACCTACAAAAGAAATAATGAGATATGTATTAAAATGGCTTGGAATATTGTCAGCGTGTAATTTTAACCTATTAACTCCTTATTTTGGGATAGTTTGATAGTTAGTTTGAACAATTAAATCTATCCTCATTTGGGCCAATCCGTGATCATGTGATTATAATTAATCAAGATTCAACTATAATCAAGCTTTAAATATGACTTTGAAATAATATATTTCTTTGCTATTGTGTGCTCTGATTTTGCTTGACATTAtctctaatttgaatttaaatttcacTTTGTTTCCTTTTGCTTCATGATGTGATGTGATGTTGCCTTAGGTGCgttttatttaattcaaataaatgCATGATTAAGATAGGGCTCCCttaataattttcatattaaaatgGCCTAATAACACAAATGGATGCCCAAGCACAACATCTTCCGAAGTTTGTATACTAACTTCAAACCCATAATTTAGTTCGATAGACATTTTCATAGAGATCAAGATTGGTTCCTGGACCTAAAACAAATGGCAACA
This genomic stretch from Quercus robur chromosome 4, dhQueRobu3.1, whole genome shotgun sequence harbors:
- the LOC126724402 gene encoding heavy metal-associated isoprenylated plant protein 46-like encodes the protein MKQTVLIQVSMDGQKNFCCITEGEKARKKAMKIAVGLPGVESSALKGQNRDQIEVKGDNIDIVKLATLLRKKVGHASIVSVAEDKKEEKKEEKKKDEPKIQCPYGPPYAFYEIRDPCYDTNVCSIL